The DNA sequence CGGGCGCGGCTGGACATCCTCGCGGTGCCGTACCCGTCCTACCGGTACGGCTCGGCCGTGGCCTGCGCCTGGCGGGACACCCGGAGCGGCGTGATCGTCGCCGTGGGCACGCTGCTCGAGTCCGAGCTCGCCGCGGACGACTCCGGCGAGAGCCCGCTCAGCCTGTGGATCCTCGACGCCGCGCCGCCGGAGGGACGCCGCTGACGGCCCGCCGTACGGCGGGCCCGCCCGGCGGTCACGGCTTGGCGAAGTGGCGGTGGAGGAAGTCGGCGACCAGGCGGATGAGCGCGATGCGGTGGTCGGAGAGCGCGTGGTCGGTGGGCAGCACGTGGTGCTCGAGCCGCTCGACCGGGTGCCGCCGGTACGCCTCGACGACCGGGCGGACGTGGAACGGCTCGGGGGAGACGGTGTCCCGGCCCGCGCCGACCAGCAGCACGGGCCGGTCGGCGAGCCGCGGCGCGAGGTCGGCGAGCCGCCACGCCTCCCCGGCGGTCTCCATCTCGGTGAGCAGGGCCTGCGGGGAGGTGCCGCGCAGCGGCAGCATGCACTCCTCGAACATCCGCAGGCACCAGTCCCGCTGCTCGGCGTCGGTACGGCAGGCCACGCCCATCGCGCCGAAGTCGAACGGGGCGATGGAGACGACGGCGGCGACCGCGGGATCGGCGGCCGCGGTGTGCAGGGCGGTGAAGCCGCCGAGGCTGTGCCCGGCGACCGCGACCCGCCCGGGGTCGAGCCGGTGCCGCGACGCGAAGCCGGGGTCGCGGACGGCGGCGACGACCGTGGCGGCGTCGGCGAGCACCTTCGCCCACGAGTAGGAGCCGCCCATGCCCCACGAGCCGCGGTAGTGGAACACCAGCGTGGCGTACCCGGCCCGGCGCAGCGCCTGCGCGATGTCGAAGTTGCGCTCGTAGCCGGGGAAGCCGTGGAGGATCACCACGATCGGGTGCGGGCCCGGCCCCGCCGGGATGTGCAGCACCCCGGCGAGCTCCTCGCCGCCGCTGCGGAACGCGACCGCGGGCGTCTCGGCCGGGGGCGTCAGGTCGCGCGGGGGATCCGTGAAGAGGGCGTCGAGCATGTTTCCCACGTTCACCGCCAATGGGTCATTCGACGCAGAGGGTAACACCGGCGGCCACACGTGATCGCGGCGGGTTCGGGCGCCGGGAGGCCGCCCGGCCCCGCGACCGGCATGCCCGCCCTCACCTGGGCGAACGCCGGGGCGCGCGATCACGGGACGACCGCCACGCGGAGGCGCCGGTCCGCGGACGTACCCTCGTATGTGTGACGCCTTTGCCGGAGACCGATGCGTGAGCTGAAGTCGGCCGACGAGGTCCGTTCCGCGTGCGCCGACGACGCGCTGATCATGTGGGCCGCCCAGGGCATGAAGCCGGGCGTACGCGCGTGGGCTGCGGGGAACGCCGTCGCCGTCGCCGCCCCCGACCTGTTCCGCCGTGACCGCATCATCGTCATCGGCGACCCCGGCCCGGCCGCCGGCCTGGTCCGGCACGCCCTCGCCGAATGCGGTCCCACCTTCCGCGTGGTCGGTGACGAGCCCTTCGTCCGTGAGCTCACCGCCCGGCTGCCGGAACTCGAGTCCTACGTCGTCTTCGACTGGATGGACACCGACCGCCTCACCCCGCCCGGCCCGTACGGCACGGCCGCCTCGGCCGACGGCGTGGCCGTCCGCTGGCTGGACCCGGACGAGGACCCCAAGGTCGCGAACCTGCTCGAGGTGGCCTCGCCCACCTCATGGGCCCAGCCGGGGCTGCCCGGCGTGCGCCGCTGGGCCGGGGCGTGGCGGGACGGCGAGCTCGTCGCCTGCGCCGCCGACGCCTGGTCGTCCCCGACCGTGGGCCTCATCGCCGGCGTGGCCACCGCGCCCGCCCACCGGGGCCGCAGGTACGCCGAGGCGGTGTGCCGCCACATCGCCACCGCCCTGCTCGCCGCACACGGCCGGGTGGCCCTCATGGTCGACGCCGACAACCACGCCGCGATCCGCGTCTACACCCGCCTCGGCCTCACCCGCCGCGGCATCGCCGCCGCCCGCGTGGGCTAGCCGTGCTCCAGCAGTACGGCCTGACGGCGTGCCGCCGACCACCGATATAAGAGGCCCTACGAACTGGACTGAGGCTCGGTGGTGTCGTCGAAGAGGTCGTCGATGTGGGTGGCGTCCAGGGCGCGCCGGAGCCACAGGTCGAGGCGGTCCCGGTCGGTGCAGTCTTTGATCTGCTGTTCTCGCTCAGGTGGTACGTCGATGCCGCGGTGGCGGAGAATCGTGAGCACCGAGGCCGCCTCTCCTTTGGCGAGTCCTGCAGCCTCGCCCTTGGCGAATCCCGCGGCCTCGCCCTTTGCGAATCCGGCGGTCTCGCCCTTTGCGAATCCGGCGGTCTCGCCCTCGCGGTAGAGGTTTTGTGCCCAGGGGCTGTGCTTGGGGACGTAGACGGACACGGTCTCCTCCAGACGCCGGCGAGCCTCAGGCCCGGCCATGTCGATAGTGTAACCAAACAGAGACGTAGCGTCATCGGCCGGCAGATCGCCCAGAAGCTTGACGAACGCCTCGGTCACTTCCCGGCGATGCCCGTGCGCCATCACCGACAGCGCCGCCATCAACAGGTCGTCGGCCATCGCCTCGGGGCTGGTCAGCACGGGGATCTCGCCGGGTCCGGCGATCACCGGGGTGATGGTGACGCTCACGCAACCGTCGCCGACCTGCACGGCCTTGGTGAAGCGGGCCGCGTCCGGGTCGGGGGTGAGGAAGACCACGTAGACGGGTTTGCGGGTCTCCAGCCACAGGATGTTCGCGGCGACCGCGGTCTGGCGCAGCTTGTCCTCGGACATGTGGGTCTCGACCTCGACGATGACCGAGTACCAGCGGTCCTGCAGCGGGCCGCAGAACACGACCGTGTCGGCGTGCAGCTCACGGGAGATGCGGTCGCGCAGGTCGCCGGGGCCGACCGAGAGCCGGCCGCCGACAGGGAGGTCGATCCCGCCGATCTCGCGGAGCAGGCGGATGGGTAGGTGGGGGTGTTCTCGGACGAGTTTGTTGAGTGCGTCGTGCCGGGGGGATGGCATGTGCGAGACGTTACCACACGATTACTAATCGTGTTCACGTTTTGAGGTACGGGCCGCCTGCGACGACGCGAGCCGCCAAGACGTCGCGGCGCGCGGGGGGAACCGGAGCCGGCCCACGGGGAGCCAGGGGCGGCGTCAGCGCGGGGTGATGTACCGGCGCGGGCGCAGCGCGTGGGCGCGGAGGGCGGCGAGGGCGGCGGCCTGGCCGGCCGGGGTGAGCTGTTCGGCGCCCGAGCGCTGGCGGGCGCGCAGGCCGAAGGCGTCGAGGCGGCGGCGCAGCCGGTCGAGCAGCCGGGACGCCTGCGGGCCGTGCGTCGCCGCCGGGGAGGCGTCCGCACCGCCGTACGGGCGGCGGTCGTCCACCGCGGCGACCTCGGCGACCCGCGCGGTGAGCTCGCCGTCGCGGAGCGGGCGGCCCTCGGCGAGGATCATCAGGGCGATCTCGTGCATCGTGGCGTCGCTGCCGCCGTCCTCGGGCGCGGTGAGCGCGGCGGTGGCCGCGTCCCACATCGCGCCGGGGTCGTCGAGCAGGCGCCGGCCCTCGTTGGTGATCACGAGCCTGGCCCCGGTACGGCGCAGCGCCCGCAGCTCGCCCCGGGCGATGCCGTGCAGCGTGACCAGCTCGGGCACGTCGGCCTCGGCGCGCGGCACCCGGCCGCCGCGGGCCCGCCAGCCGAACCGTTCGGCGGCCTCGATCGCGACCGCGCGGGCGAGGTTGTGCCGCCGGGTGAGCGGCACCCCGGACACGCCGAGCTCGAGCAGCCAGCGCAGCGGCTCCAGGTGGTCGCCGTCCGGCGGGGGCACCGGGGCGTGCAGCCGTACCTCGTACGGCTGGGCGAGGGCGCGGCGGGCGGCGCCGCGGCCGAGCACCCACCGGTTGAGCCGTTCGCCGTGCACCCGCTGCAGCCAGTTGTCGCCGCCGAGCTCGGGGCGCGGGGTGAGCAGCCAGCGGGCGGTGAGCCGGGCCCGGGCGCGGTCCGCGCCGGGGGTGAGCTCGCCGGAGACGATGGCGAGCTCGAGCGCGGCCGAGCAGGCGGTGTGCGCGGCGGACTCCTCCGGCCCCATGATCGTGCTCCAGGTGAGCTCGGGCACGTCCGGCGGGAGCACGCCGGTGGCCTCGAGGGCGCGCTGGCAGGCGGCGAGGCCCGCCTCCTCGCCCGCGCGCCGGTAGGTGCGCAGGATGCGCGCGGTGGTGCCGGACAGGCACAGCGCCGCGTACCGGGGCATGCCGCCGAGCCGCAGCAGGCGGCCGAGCGCGTGGGCGATGCGCAGCCGTTCCTCGTCGGTGGCCTCGATCCGGACCGGCAGCGTGTACCAGAGGAAGTCGCACACGTCGATCTGCGCGATCGTCGCCAGCGGCCTGCCGCCGGTGAGCCAGTCGACGGCGAGGCGGGCCGCGTCCGCGGTGGCCGGGTCGGACCGCTCCAGCTCGATGAGCAGCGCGGCGACGTCCGGCGCGGGAACGCTCCGCACCCGGCCGAACCCCACGTGCCCCGGCCGATGCCCGAAGCCACGCCCCCGATAGCGCATCACGTCAGCACCCACCCGGTCCAACCGTCAGATCCACGAATTGAACAGCATGCGCCGGTGCCAGTCGGCGTGCGTGATGAGTTCGCCGGCGAGAACCGGGTACAGCCACCCGAAGTTGATCAGCGCCAGCAGCGTGAACGCGCCCACCACGACCGCGCCGGTCAGCCGCCGCCGCTGCGACGCGCCGCCGGTGCCGAGCAGCAGCCCGGCGACGAGCACGATCGCCAAGATCATGAACGGGACGAGCGGCAGCGCGTAGAACTGGAACATGGTCCGGTTGTCGGCGATGGCGTAGTAGAACCACGGCAGCCAGCCGACCGCGAGGGCGAGCAGCACCGCCCCGGCCCGCCAGTCGCGGGTCGCCACGTAGTAGGCGACGAGCCCGACGATCGCCACCAGCGCGCCGTACCAGATCACCGGGGTGCCGGTGCCGAGCACCGCCTGCGCGCAGTCCTTCGCGCCACAGCCGGTCGGCTTGTCGGCCCAGAAGAACGCCACCGGGCGCAGCAGCAGCGGCCACTGCCACGGCTCGGACTGGTAGGGGTGCTTGGCCACGAGCCCGGTGTGGAAGTTCAGCACCATGAAGTGGTACGAGAACCACGACCGCACCGAGTCGACGACGAAGAACACCGGCCCGGCCGTGGTCGCCTGCTCCCAGTTGCGGCCGTAGCCGAGCGGCGAGGCGAACCAGCCGATCCAGCTCGCCACGTAGGTGATCGCGGGCACCAGCCCGAGCGCGACCGCGGCGTTCCGCAGGTCGAAGGCGAACACCCCCCGGTACGGCCGGCGCAGCCCGACCGCCCGCCGCGCCCCGGCGTCCCACATGAGACTGAGCACGGCGAAGCCGATGAGGAAGAAGATCCCGCTCCACTTGCTGGCGCACGCCGCGCCGAGGCAGAGCCCGGCCGCGATGCGCCACGGCCGGATGCCGAGCCGCGGCCCGGTGTCGGTGAGCGGGGAGCGTTCGTACCAGTCGACGAGCCGTTCCCGCATCTTGTCCCGGTCGACCACGAGGCAGGCGAACCCGGCGATCACCCAGAACGTGAGGAACCCGTCGAGCAGGGCGAACCGCCCGAGCACGAAGTGCAGTCCCTCGATCGCGAGCAGGAACCCGGCGAGGCAGCCGAGCAGCGTCGAGCGGGTCATCCGGCGGGCCGTCCGCGTGAGGATGAGGATGCCGAGGGTGCTCACCACCGCCGCGGCGAACCGCCAGCCGAACGGCGTGGCGCCGAACAGCGCCTCGCCGAGCCCGATCATCCACTTCGCCAGCGGCGGGTGCACCACGTACGCGGCGCACTGGTCGGCCTGGTCGGCGGCGCACTGCTTCCAGATGTCGGTGTTGCCCGCGAGCAGCATCTTGTCCGCGTCGTCCACCGGCGTGCGCTCCACGCCGAACTCGATCAGCGAGAGCGCGTCCTTGGCGTAGTAGGTCTCGTCGAAGACGACCGCGTGCGGGACCGCGAGGTTGTAGAAGCGCAGAAAGCCGCCGAAGGCCGTGACGAGCAGCGCGCCGATCCAGCCCCAGCGGGGATCGCCGGGCATCGCGGGCACCAGCCGGTCGCGCAGCGAGCCCGCCTCGCGCACCGTCCCGGCGGCCTCCTCGGCGGTTCTCGGTGGCTGCCCCGGACGCTCGTTCGCCTGGTTCTGGAATTCGGTCACGGCCACTCGGCCATCGTACGGGGCGACGATTAACCCGGGCCTAAGAAACAGGACTGCATGCCCCATATGACGGCTTTCCTCTGGGAGGTTCGACGGCCGGCGGGCCGGGAGCGGGAAGATGGGCGGGTGGGCAACGCGCATGACGGCCGAACGGACGGGCCGATGACCGGTACGGCGGGCACGCCGGAGGAGGGCCGCGGGCTGCTGGTGCTCGCCGGGGCCCCGATCGGCCAGGTGGGCGACGCCTCGCCGCGGCTGCGGGCGGCGCTCGCCGAGGCCGACGTGGTCGCCGCCGAGGACACCCGGCGGCTGCGCCGGCTCGCCGCCGACCTCGGGGTGACGGTCACCGGCCGGGTGGTGTCGTACTACGACGTGAACGAGGCGACCCGGGCCGCCGAGCTGCTCGAGGAGCTGCTCGCCGGGCGGACCGTACTGGTGATCACCGACGCGGGCATGCCCGGGGTGTCCGACCCCGGCTACCGGCTCACCCGGCTCGCGGTCGAGCACGGGATCCGGGTCACCGCGCTGCCCGGGCCGTCCGCGGTGACCACCGCGCTCGCGGTGTCCGGGCTGCCCAGCGACCGGTTCTGCTTCGAGGGCTTCCTGCCGCGCAAGGCGGGGGAGCGCGCCCGCCGCCTCGCCGCGCTCGCCACCGAGGAGCGCACGATGATCTTCTTCGAGGCGCCGCACCGCCTGCACGCGGCCCTCGCGGCGATGGCCGAGGCGTTCGGGCCCGACCGGCCCGCCGCGGTGTGCCGCGAGCTGTCCAAGACCTACGAGGAGGTACGGCGCGGCGGCCTCGGCGAGCTCGCCGAGTGGGCGGCCGGGGAGGTGCGCGGCGAGATCACCGTCGTGGTCGGCGGCCACGTGGCCGAGCGGGGCGCCCGCGACATGGCCGAGCTCGTCGCCGAGGTGGCCCGGCGCGAGGAGCAGGGCGTGCCGCGCAAGCAGGCGATCGCCGAGGTCGCCAGGTCCGCCGGGGTGTCCAAGCGGGAGCTGTACGCGGCGGTCCACGCCTGACCCTCGGCCCGGCCGCGGCGCGGCTCAGGCCGGGTCGTCGTCCGCGTCGGGCTTGCCGCGCTTGTCGGTCTTGCCGGAGGTGTCCGGGTCGAGGTCGCCAGGGACCGGGGCGGCGAGCGGCATGGTCGTGGTGCGGGCGGGTTCGGTGCTCCGCCCGGCCGTCGCCTCGGCCTCGCCGGCGCGGGCCAGGCCACCGCGGGCGGCGCGCCGCGCGGCGAGACGGGCCCGGGCGAACGCGGGCAGCGGCACGCCGTGGCGCAGGCTGATCGCGGCCGCGAGGCAGGCGAGCGGCACCGCGGGCAGCAGGTAGCGGTAGTCGAACTCGGCGGTCGCCGCCGGGGCGAGGATCAGGCCCACCGCGGCGAGCCAGGGCAGGGCGACCGGCCCGCCGAGTTTGCGCCAGCGTACGGCCACGCCGTACAGGCCGACGAGCAGGATGAGGCCGAGCACGAGCCCGGGCAGCCGCACCACCCGCTGGTAGGCCTGCATGACGTTCGCCCACGGGGCGACGATCCGGGTCGCGGCCGGCCCCTGCTCGTAGGCCATCGCGTCGGTGTCGGCCCGGCCCTTGTAGAGGGGCCAGGTGGGTAGCGGCTTCTCCTCGTTGCGGAACTCGTACTGGTTGTAGGTGTTCGCGTCCGGGAAGACCGGCCGGTCCCAGCGGAACGCCCGGAAGAAGTCACGGGCCACCACGGCGAGGTAGTCGAGCGGCTGGGCGAGGATCGCCTCCTTGGCGAACTTGCTCGCCCACTCGTTCACGTCGCCGTCGAACTTCGGCGTGCCGTACCGGTGCGGCGGGCCGCTCGGGTCCCACAGGTACCACTGCGAGTAGTCCTTGCGCTGGGTGGTGCACAGGACGATGAGCTGGACCTCTTTGGGCTTGATCTTGTTGCAGTCGGCGAACGCCATGGTCCGCATGTAGAGGATCAGCCCGTCGCTGTTGGTCATCGCGAACCGGCCGTGCGCGCTCTTGAACCACGCCATGTACGCGAGCACCGGGATCGCGCACGCGGTCACCACGGCCACGACCGGCCGCCAGCCCACCCGTTTGACCAGCAGGTACGCCACGACGAGCGCGAGGATCGGCAGCCCGATCGAGCGGGTGAGCGCGGTCAGCGCGAGCAGCAGCCCGACCACCACCCCCATCCGGGCGCTCATCCTGCGGTGCCACAGAATGAGCGTGATCACCCCGACCACGAGCAGGGTGAACATGGTGTCGGACATGATCAGGTGCTCGAGCTGGATCTGGTACGCGTCGAAGATGACCGGGGTCACCGTGAGCGTGGCGCCCCAGCGTGGTAGGTCAAATTTGCGTATCAGAAGCGCGTAGATCAGGACGGCCGTGGCCAACCCCATTACATGCTGGGTGAAGACCACAAGCGAGAAGCTGTGGAACGGCTTGAGCAGCAGGAGCCAGAAGCCGTATCCGTCCGGACGGATCGGGTGCGGCCGAGGGTGCAGTGCGACCGAGACGTACTCGTAGGAGTCGTTGAACCACATCGCCGGCCGGTAGCCGAGCATGGTGATCATCCGTAGCACCGCACCCAGGCTGAGGGCGACGACGAGGTGGCGATGGCGCAGCAGGAAGCCGCGCAACCGTGCGCCTCGGCTCGCCCCCGGAACGCGTACCCGAGTCCGTTCCGCAACGGTGACCATGGTTAACAGGATGCCAGCGGTTGCACCGAGTTGACTCGACGATGACGAGGCTCGGGCATCATGGGGGAATTCACGCATGCCTAAGCGAGGGGTTGCGACGTGGAACTGACCGTTGTAATGCCGTGCCTCAACGAGGCCGAGACCGTTGCCACGTGCGTGCGTAAGGCCATCGAGTGCATGGAGCGGCACGGGATCGACGGCGAGGTGGTGGTCGCCGACAACGGCAGCACCGACGGGTCGCAGCAGCTCGCCCGCGACGCGGGCGCTCGTGTGGTGCACGTCGCCGAGAAGGGGTACGGCAACGCCCTCATGGGCGGCATCCGCGCCGCCCGCGGCAAGTATGTGATCATGGGCGACGCCGACGACTCGTACGACTTCACCGCGCTCATGCCGTTCGTGGAGCAGCTCCGGGACGGCGCCGACCTGGTGATGGGCAACCGGTTCCGCGGCGGGATCAAGCCGGGCGCGATGCCCCCGCTCCACCGCTACCTCGGCAACCCCGTGCTGTCGTTCATCGGGCGGCTGTTCTTCGGCAGCAAGGTCGGCGACTTCCACTGCGGGCTGCGCGGCTTCCGCCGCGACTCGATCCTGAGGATCGGGCTGCAGACCGGCGGCATGGAGTTCGCCAGCGAGATGGTGGTGAAGGCCACCCTGCACGGCCTCGACGTGCGCGAGGTGCCCACCACGCTCTCCCCGGACGGCCGGTCCCGCCCGCCGCACCTGCGCTCCTGGCGTGACGGCTGGCGCCACCTGCGCTTCCTGCTGCTGTACAGCCCGCGCTGGCTGTTCCTCATCCCCGGCCTGGTGATGATGGCGATCGGCCTGGTCGCCGGGGTCCTGCTCACCAAGGGGCCGGTGGTCATCGGCGCGCTCGCCTTCGACGTCGACACCCTCGTCGGCGCCTCGGCGATGGTGGTGATCGGCTTCCAGGCGGTGCTGTTCGCGCTGTTCACCAAGGTGTACGCGGCCGAGGAGGGCTTCCTGCCCGAGGACCGGCGGGTCCGCCGGCTGATCGAGGTGATCAGCCTGGAGAAGGGGCTCGTCGCGGGCGGCCTGCTCGCCCTCGCCGGGCTCGGCGGCCTGGTCGCGTCGCTGGTGCACTGGAAGGTGAACAACTTCGGCGAGCTCAACCCGCGGGAGGCGCTGCGCATCGTGGTGCCGTCCGCCACCGCGCTGATCATGAGCTTCCAGACGATCTTCGCGGCGCTGTTCATCAGCATCCTCGGCATCCGCCGGACCAAGGAGAACCCGGAGGACGTGGCCGCGTCGGCGGTGGAGGAGGCCGCCGAGGCCGTCACCCGGGCGCCGAAGGACGCCTCCGCGATCGTGGACAAGGAGACGGCGGAAACCACCTGAGCCCGCCGTACCCCCCAAACCGTTTCGAGACAGGTCTCCGCGCCCTCTAGGCTTGTAGCATGCCTCAGCACATCTTGACCGCCGTCGCGTGGCCGTACGCCAACGGGCCGCGCCACATCGGACACGTCTCCGGATTCGGCGTTCCGTCCGACATCTTCAGTCGCTACCAGCGAATGGCGGGCAACAAGGTGCTGATGGTGAGCGGCACCGACGAGCACGGCACGCCCATCCAGGTGCAGGCCGACCAGGAAGGGGTGAGCACCCAGGAGCTGGTCGACCGGTACAACCGGATCATCGCCGAGGACCTGACCGCGCTCGGCCTCTCCTACGACCTGTTCACCCGCACCACGACCCGCAACCACTACGCGGTCACCCAGGAGATCTTCCGCGGCCTGTACAAGAACGGCTACGTGGTGCCGCAGACCACGCTGGGCGCGGTGTCGCCGTCCACCGGCCGGACCCTGCCCGACCGCTACATCGAGGGCACCTGCCCCATCTGCAAGTACGACGGGGCGCGCGGCGACCAGTGCGACAACTGCGGCAACCAGCTCGACCCGATCGACCTGATCAACCCCCGGTCGAAGATCAACGGGGAGACGCCGAAGTTCGTCGAGACCGAGCACTTCATGCTCGACCTGCCCGCGTTCGCCGACGTGCTCGGCTCCTACCTGCAGAGCAAGCACGGCGAGTGGCGGCCGAACGTGCTCAGGTTCTCCCTCAACCTGCTCAACGACCTGCAGCCGCGCGCCATCACCCGCGACCTCGACTGGGGCGTCCCGATCCCGCTGGACGGCTGGCGCGACCTGGAGAACAAGCGGCTGTACGTCTGGTTCGACGCCGTCATCGGCTACCTCAGCGCGTCGATCGAGTGGGCCAAGCGGTCCGGCGACCCCGACGCCTGGCGGGCCTGGTGGCAGTCGCCCGACGCCCGCAGCTACTACTTCATGGGCAAGGACAACATCGTCTTCCACTCCGTGATCTGGCCGGCGATGCTGCTCGGCTACAACGGGGAGGGGGCGAAGGGCGGCAGCCCCGGCTCGCTCGGCCGGCTCAACCCGCCCACCGAGGTCGTCTCCAGCGAGTACCTGACGATGGAGGGGCGCAAGTTCTCCTCCTCCCGCCGGGTCGTGATCTACGTGCGGGACTTCCTGTCCCGGTACGACGCGGACGCGCTGCGGTACTACATCGCGATCGCCGGGCCGGAGACCCAGGACACCGACTTCACCTGGGCCGAGTTCCTCAACCGGAACAACGGCGAGCTGGTCGCGGCCTGGGGCAACCTGGTCAACCGGTCGATCTCGATGGCCGCGAAGAACTTCGGCGAGATCCCGCAGCCGGGTGAGCTCACCGACGCCGACCGGGCGCTGCTCGAGCGGTCGAAGGCGGCGTTCGCGACGGTGGGCGCCGAGCTGAGCCGGTCCCGGTTCAAGAACGCGCTCACCGAGGCGTTCAACGTGGTGCGCGAGGCGAACAAGTACCTCGCCGACCAGGCCCCGTGGAAGCTCAAGGACGACCCGGACCGCCAGCGGTCGATCCTGTACGTGGCGCTGCAGATCGTCGACGACGCCAAGACCCTGCTCACGCCGTTCCTGCCGAGCTCGTCGAACAAGGTCTACAAGATGCTCGGCGGCGAGGGCACCTGGTCCTCCATGCCGGAGCTCCGCGAGGTCGAGGAGGAGGGCGGCCGGCCGTACCCGGTGATCACCGGCACGTACGAGGACGACGTCGCCACCTGGGAGTCGCGGCCGATCCGGCCGGGCACCCCGCTGTCGGCCCCGACGCCGCTGTTCCGCAAGCTCGACCCGAAGATCGTCGACGAGGAGCTGGCCCGCCTTGAAGGGTGAGCGGCCGCCGGCCCCCGAGCCGCTGGCCGGGGAGGTGTTCGACAGCCACTGCCACCTCGACATCATGGTGGGCGCGCGCGCCGCGTCCTCCGGCGACCCGATCGCCCTCGCCGCCCAGGCGGCGGGGGCGGACGTGGCGCGCATCCTGGAGGAGTCGCGCGCGGTCGGGGTGACCCGGGTGGTCACCATCGGGTACGACCTGCGGTCGTCGGAGTGGGCGGCCGAGACCGCCGCCCGGCATCCCGACGTGTACGCCGGGGTGGCGATCCACCCGAACGAGGCCGGGTCGGCGACGGACGAGGCGCTCGCCCGCATCGAGGAGCTCGCCAGGCTGCCGCGGGTGCGGGCCGTGGGGGAGACCGGGCTCGACTACTACCGCGACTGGGCGTCCCGCGAGGACCAGCACGCCTCGTTCCGGGCGCACATCGAGATCGCCAAGCGCACCGGCAAGGCCCTGGTCATCCACGACCGGGAGGCGCACGACGACGTGCTGCGCGTGCTCGCCGAGGCCGGGGCGCCGGACGTGGTGGTGTTCCACAGCTTCTCCGGCGACGCGGAACTTGCGAAAAAGTGTGCGGATGCCGGATATTACATGTCGTTCTCGGGGCCGGTGACCTACAAGAACGCCGCATACCTTCGGGAAGCGGCGAAGGTGGCTCCAAAAGAGCTGATTCTTGTGGAGACCGACGCTCCTTATCTGCCGCCGACACCCCATCGCGGCAAACCGAACTCCCCTTACCTGATCCCGCTCACGCTGCGTTGCCTCGCCGAGGTGAAGTCCATTCCGGAGGACGAGCTCTGCGCGGTGATCAGCGCGAACGGCGAGCAGGTCTTCGGCGCCTGGTGATTCCCGCCATCGGCGCCGGTTTTCTCCGGTTTCGTCCCGGCCGTGCCGTACCCGCCGTGGCGGGTGGCCCGGAACCGGGAGGCCGGTAATCGTCTCCCCGCCTTTCCTCACCGGCGGCGAAAGTCAAGCGTGGCCAATGTCACGCTGTGCGTTGCGGTGATCCGGTTGAGGCCCCTGTGATCTCACCGCTACCGTCAACCCGGCGACGCACCGTGGCGATAGTCCGGGTCGGCGCACTGAGGACGACGTACTGG is a window from the Thermopolyspora flexuosa genome containing:
- the rsmI gene encoding 16S rRNA (cytidine(1402)-2'-O)-methyltransferase, producing MTGTAGTPEEGRGLLVLAGAPIGQVGDASPRLRAALAEADVVAAEDTRRLRRLAADLGVTVTGRVVSYYDVNEATRAAELLEELLAGRTVLVITDAGMPGVSDPGYRLTRLAVEHGIRVTALPGPSAVTTALAVSGLPSDRFCFEGFLPRKAGERARRLAALATEERTMIFFEAPHRLHAALAAMAEAFGPDRPAAVCRELSKTYEEVRRGGLGELAEWAAGEVRGEITVVVGGHVAERGARDMAELVAEVARREEQGVPRKQAIAEVARSAGVSKRELYAAVHA
- a CDS encoding glycosyltransferase family 2 protein; this encodes MELTVVMPCLNEAETVATCVRKAIECMERHGIDGEVVVADNGSTDGSQQLARDAGARVVHVAEKGYGNALMGGIRAARGKYVIMGDADDSYDFTALMPFVEQLRDGADLVMGNRFRGGIKPGAMPPLHRYLGNPVLSFIGRLFFGSKVGDFHCGLRGFRRDSILRIGLQTGGMEFASEMVVKATLHGLDVREVPTTLSPDGRSRPPHLRSWRDGWRHLRFLLLYSPRWLFLIPGLVMMAIGLVAGVLLTKGPVVIGALAFDVDTLVGASAMVVIGFQAVLFALFTKVYAAEEGFLPEDRRVRRLIEVISLEKGLVAGGLLALAGLGGLVASLVHWKVNNFGELNPREALRIVVPSATALIMSFQTIFAALFISILGIRRTKENPEDVAASAVEEAAEAVTRAPKDASAIVDKETAETT
- the metG gene encoding methionine--tRNA ligase, which encodes MPQHILTAVAWPYANGPRHIGHVSGFGVPSDIFSRYQRMAGNKVLMVSGTDEHGTPIQVQADQEGVSTQELVDRYNRIIAEDLTALGLSYDLFTRTTTRNHYAVTQEIFRGLYKNGYVVPQTTLGAVSPSTGRTLPDRYIEGTCPICKYDGARGDQCDNCGNQLDPIDLINPRSKINGETPKFVETEHFMLDLPAFADVLGSYLQSKHGEWRPNVLRFSLNLLNDLQPRAITRDLDWGVPIPLDGWRDLENKRLYVWFDAVIGYLSASIEWAKRSGDPDAWRAWWQSPDARSYYFMGKDNIVFHSVIWPAMLLGYNGEGAKGGSPGSLGRLNPPTEVVSSEYLTMEGRKFSSSRRVVIYVRDFLSRYDADALRYYIAIAGPETQDTDFTWAEFLNRNNGELVAAWGNLVNRSISMAAKNFGEIPQPGELTDADRALLERSKAAFATVGAELSRSRFKNALTEAFNVVREANKYLADQAPWKLKDDPDRQRSILYVALQIVDDAKTLLTPFLPSSSNKVYKMLGGEGTWSSMPELREVEEEGGRPYPVITGTYEDDVATWESRPIRPGTPLSAPTPLFRKLDPKIVDEELARLEG
- a CDS encoding dolichyl-phosphate-mannose--protein mannosyltransferase, encoding MAVTEFQNQANERPGQPPRTAEEAAGTVREAGSLRDRLVPAMPGDPRWGWIGALLVTAFGGFLRFYNLAVPHAVVFDETYYAKDALSLIEFGVERTPVDDADKMLLAGNTDIWKQCAADQADQCAAYVVHPPLAKWMIGLGEALFGATPFGWRFAAAVVSTLGILILTRTARRMTRSTLLGCLAGFLLAIEGLHFVLGRFALLDGFLTFWVIAGFACLVVDRDKMRERLVDWYERSPLTDTGPRLGIRPWRIAAGLCLGAACASKWSGIFFLIGFAVLSLMWDAGARRAVGLRRPYRGVFAFDLRNAAVALGLVPAITYVASWIGWFASPLGYGRNWEQATTAGPVFFVVDSVRSWFSYHFMVLNFHTGLVAKHPYQSEPWQWPLLLRPVAFFWADKPTGCGAKDCAQAVLGTGTPVIWYGALVAIVGLVAYYVATRDWRAGAVLLALAVGWLPWFYYAIADNRTMFQFYALPLVPFMILAIVLVAGLLLGTGGASQRRRLTGAVVVGAFTLLALINFGWLYPVLAGELITHADWHRRMLFNSWI
- a CDS encoding GNAT family N-acetyltransferase; this encodes MRELKSADEVRSACADDALIMWAAQGMKPGVRAWAAGNAVAVAAPDLFRRDRIIVIGDPGPAAGLVRHALAECGPTFRVVGDEPFVRELTARLPELESYVVFDWMDTDRLTPPGPYGTAASADGVAVRWLDPDEDPKVANLLEVASPTSWAQPGLPGVRRWAGAWRDGELVACAADAWSSPTVGLIAGVATAPAHRGRRYAEAVCRHIATALLAAHGRVALMVDADNHAAIRVYTRLGLTRRGIAAARVG
- a CDS encoding alpha/beta hydrolase family protein: MLDALFTDPPRDLTPPAETPAVAFRSGGEELAGVLHIPAGPGPHPIVVILHGFPGYERNFDIAQALRRAGYATLVFHYRGSWGMGGSYSWAKVLADAATVVAAVRDPGFASRHRLDPGRVAVAGHSLGGFTALHTAAADPAVAAVVSIAPFDFGAMGVACRTDAEQRDWCLRMFEECMLPLRGTSPQALLTEMETAGEAWRLADLAPRLADRPVLLVGAGRDTVSPEPFHVRPVVEAYRRHPVERLEHHVLPTDHALSDHRIALIRLVADFLHRHFAKP